Within Microcebus murinus isolate Inina chromosome 8, M.murinus_Inina_mat1.0, whole genome shotgun sequence, the genomic segment TTCTGGAGTGTTACCTTTATGTCTGAACTAGAGGAAGAGGacacattttaaatgaaacatgGACATATTggaacagaggaggaaatggcTAGGATGGTGGAGGTTCTGGAAACTATCTTGTGAAAATTAGTTGAGAGAATTAGGACCATTGAAACTGAAGAGTACAAGATTTATGGGGAGCATGAGAGCACATATCTACAAATACAAGAGCCTGATCCTTTGGAACAAGTAGATTGTGCGTTTGCTTCTGTTAGCCTCCCAAGCGGATTCGTGCCCATTTGGGTTATGTTTCCTTCTTAGGTTAAGGGTTCTTGGAACCAATGTAATGACAGACTTATGGTTGCAAATTCTCAAGGGAAACTTCCCTGCTGGAGCCTAGACCAAGACAGAAAAGCTTCTTTATTGTCTCCCTGAGCCAAAGGATCCATTTCCTGATCCACTCTTTCACCCTTACTATAGCCATTCCAAGATAGGCTTTCTAGAGGTTGCAATTAccgtgttttcccaaaaataagacagggtcttatatttatttttcctcaagaagacaccttagggcttattttcaagggatgtgttatttttttcaagtacggtacaacaatctacatttattcaaatatagttaagtcatcttcctctggaacatcatcataactctccaaacaccGAATTCCATCTcaaatttcttgcaactctatttcctttagaaccaatggcccccaatctctcatgtcgagcaatagagctctcatggggcagatgagaagggctgcttgtcttctttactgctccacgaccaaatacatgggttgtgcagatacgctgtgtagccacacccttcactaggtcttattttgggggtagggcttatattgcacaaatgcttagaaatcctgctagggcttattttatgggtaggtcttattttcggggaaacatgataACACCCAACATTCGGCAGCTCCAAGCCTCATATCCTGCCCTGTCCTGAGCATTCTAACCCAAGCCTCTAGGTGGCTAAGCCTGGCAACTCCCACCCTGGGTGACTATAGCATCCACATATGTAGTCACTCCTCTCATTTTTCAGTTCCCTCTTCATTTTTGGCCCCAAGGGCTTTCCTTACTTTCTTCTAGCATTTAGCCATGTGTTAAGGGAGACATTTTTACTGGATCCGGAATTTCTGATTGTTTTGGAGCTAGATGATTTGGGGTTGTGTGGTTTTACCATATACCcagttagttttaaaaataattaaataataaaaaattaatcatagCATTTAGAGAGAACTTGGGAGTTCCTGAGAAAATGATCTAAGCTCTTTATTAAAGGAAGCTTGCTAAGGAGGGCTGCGGAAAAGGGGAAGTGGTTGTCGTAGGGAGGGATGAGATCCAGCCAGTGCCCACGCTGGTGGCTCTTTGATGCCATCAAGGGAGTTTTCACGTTAGATAACTCTGAGACTGAAAGGATTTAAAGGAATGTGGGACCTGGCCCACAGTATCTGTAGTGAAGACTTAATAGTGAGGAAatgcaaaaataagcaaatgtttaGAAGGCCCTTTTCTGAAAAATCTCCTCACATATGGGATTAAGGTCCCCATGTAAGGAAGGCTGGACCCAGTTAACTCTTTCACAGGCTTCCATCTGAGTCTGTGTGTTTGTGGGGCAAGAATGAGCACCGGAGTTGTTGGGCTCCACAGAATATAGTCAAAAtgcttcttccccttcctggTCATGATGTTCATGACAGTCTCTCTGGCTTTACGATATTTTACAGTTTAAAGAGTTTTTCTTCCACACACAATTTCTTTGTCTTAAGAGTCCTGTGAAATAGGCAGAGATTGTTGTCCCTATAGCAGTTTGTCCAAGGACACACAGGTAAGTGGGCAAGATAGGACTTGGCTTCCTATCTTTAGGCTGGGTCATGGGATGCCAATCCTTTTGTGTGAATTGCACTCATTCTAAAGTCTCTGACATGTCAGTGAGTTAACTTCTTTGGTTATCTCTTTTGGAGGCTGTTGGTCTCTAATAGAAAGACTCTGTTTTTACTTGGATTGTCTGATTCTAAATCCATCTTAGAGAAGAAGAAGGTTAGTGAAGAGAGTCTGGTGACGCTCATTCCACTGTCACTCCAATCCTATGCCTTTGTACTATGCTGCTGGATTATAACCACAGTCAGCTGTACTTGAATCACGGCACTAACTCAGAACAACCATTTTACGGAACATAGTAGCCACAGAGACAAATTGGGGCTTGGGCCCATTCTTTCAGATCTTATTATCGATTTAAGTATAGTAGGTAGCAAATGTTAATGGCCAACCAATTAGACTAGAGCAGCAATCATCACAGTAAGTCACAATTCTTAAGGTCCTTTAAATGTAGGTTTGTAAAGCTGCCTTTAGTGGGAATGTGCGAATTCCTTTCCACCTCTCTTTGATGCTCCAATCCCAGGTAACTGCTCATCATTCTAGAGGACGGGGTGCTGTGGGAGGACATGAGGGTGTCCTAGTCATCTGCCATAGTCTTTTTCTGAGGCTACTTCTCTCAACAGTATAGAAGGTGCTGCCCTTCTATAACTGCAGTGCAATGTTTTCAATTCATTGCTTCCCTTTCGGCTTCACTAAGGCTCTCCATGCCATGGGGTCACCAGCCCTAAGCCCATCCTGGCTAATAGAAAGTCACTGGAGACACTACATAAGGCTGTTTTTACCAGTTGATCACATTTATTTTAGTTGTAAACATCATTGAATACTTCCTCTTATACCCCAACAGAACACAGTAAAAATAACCAGAAATAATTAGATGCAGCACAGAATAAAAGCGGCAGTTCTTATCAACGACAGCAACAACTGCCACCACCACGGGATTCCAGAGGGCAAAGAGGCCAAACTGAGAACATGGACCTGAACATCGTCCCACTCCGTGCCTGGGACGACTTCTTCCCGGCCCCCGACGGCTTTGCCTGGCCAGACTTCAGGGACACGTCCAGATGGAACCACCGCGTGGCGAGCAACCTGCTGTATTACCAGACCAACTACCTGGCGGGGGCTGCCATGCTGATTTCCCTCGTGGGCTTTCTGAGCCCCTTGGACATGCTCCTCGGAGGCACCGCGGTGGCGCTGGCGTGCACAGGGCTCCTGTGGGCCGCCCGCAATGAACACGTCCTCCGCCAGATGCAGAGGCGACACCCCACGGAGTTGGTCGTGGTGCTCATGTTGGCCAGCTGTTTCCTTATATCCGTGTTTGGGGCGGTCCTGGTCTTTGTTTTTGGCATCACTTTCCCTTTAATGTTGATGTTTATCCACGCATCGTTGAGGCTCCGAAACCTCAGGAACAAGCTGGAGAACAAAATGCAAGGACTAAGATTGAAGAGGACACCAATGGGCATTGTCCTGGATGCCCTACAACagcagaaagaaaacatcagCAAACTCACTGACTATATCAGCAAAGAGAAGGAATAAACCTAGCTTACCTGGCGATAGGGTTGCAGCAGAAATTGAGTTGCAGTTTGCCCATGTCCAGGCCTACTTtctgcttgtgtttttttaaataggaggTGCATGAACCACCCAACTATACATGGCGGCATGTATGTATAGGCCAAACTATTAACATCTGATGTTACAGAGAGAAGGTttcagaaaccaaaagaaaaccaCTCTCCTATTGTGTCTGAAGTTTCAAGTGTGTTTATGAGATCTAAGGGGAAATGGATCACACTTATTTCTTtaggggaataaaataaaataaaagaattatggGTTCTACAGCAATAATACTGTTAtcttgtaggaaaaaaatcagtagaaaGTATCAAGGCAATATGAGTAAATGAACAGGGTGTTAAAGTAGATGATGTCATAGGTGAGCCTGTTTCTAATTCCCTCAGCATCCTCCTCCCAAAATATCCCTTAGCATTGTAAAAGTGGGGTATAAATtagtttagtttttattattttattattactttcataaaatcaaagacaatctctctcactttgctgcccattTGATGTGCAGTGGAAACTGGGTAAACCAGTTCTTTATACTTTGTTTATACACATATAAAGATAGCTGTTTagcatattttgttaaatttttgtaaatttttgaaaTGCTAGTAATGTATTTTCACCAGCAGATGTTTGTTGCAAACTTAGTGTCATTTTCCTTAAGAAGGTTACAGCTATGTAACCTGTATTATTCTTGacagatttgttaaaaaacaaccagacaaaaaataaataaaatttgagttctgtttatatttttaaaaaaagcaacaactaaaGCCAACAGATATTGTCAGTagtcttttcatttctctggccTTGGTCATACAAATATGTTTAAAGTGCTAAAAATCACTAATAACACTGAAAAGCTCTCATTATCTATTAAAGTGAATGCAAGATGGGATATATTTATCTTAGGAAATAAAGAGATGTGTTAAAAACCTCATGACTTTGGATGTGAATTCCAAGATCTCAGTCTTTTCCTCTCAGTGCAAAGTTATCAGagacaaattgaaaatattgacaAGAGATTTCTGTGTCATAGAGCAGTATGCGTAAATACTGTAGAAATGACTTTCACAAGGGTGATAAGCATAGCCCTGTCACATTTAATTCAGCTGAAAAGTCCAACTAAAACATTAAAACTCTAATTGCCCACTCTGATGGCGAggtattttataatataacaaTGGAAGTAACTGGATTTAAAGGCTCAGCCAGCACTTGGGTGTTTGTCCATGCAACCTTGCCACCTCAACAGGTTGCCAAAATCCACCTTCTCACTGCTCGGACCCCAGTAAAATTGTGAAGTTTGTCTTTGAAGCTCCCAGACTCCTGGATTCATCCCTCTTCTCAATAGAACCTTTCCATTCCCACTCAGACACTTCccagttctcaaaaaaaaaaaaaaaaaaaaaaaaaaaaaaaaaaaaaaaaacaggaaaagtaaTTTCTACTAAAGTGTGAGACTGGTAATAGTTTAACATACACGACTTTACTTCTCCTAGGAGAGTTGCCAGTGCACAGGAATCAAAATTCTAAGCTAAACACAGAGCAGAACGGTATTTAGAGTGTGCTACCTTTAGGGTgaggaaataaataattgtacctgcttattttttcaaaaataaacaatgaaaggaTGAgacaaaaatctaacaaaaacAATTATCCCCCCAtgtagggagggagggaaccGAGTAGAAAGCACAGGTATGAAAACAATTCTGAGTGTACTTTGTTCTATGGCTTTTACTTTGGAACGGAGAGGTGTGCTAAAGGCAACTGACACCAGCTAGCAAGAGCAGGCTGTTaaatttcaggaattttttgAGCCGGTTATGAAACAgctactattaaaaattaaattatgtaaatttagtattaaataaattatattaatgacAATGTATACTCAAAATTCAtcacatttcaattatttttattacatttttctattatctATGCCACTGAGATTATTTACATGCATTATATCTGTACATTGGAAATATTATATCATGGCACATACTACTGTGGCACTGAAAACCTGCATTAACCAAGAAGAGAAATCTCAAATCAACTACAGATTCAAACTGTTTAGAAAGTATAATAGAAAACGTGGCCAGATAAAACTCAAagtaggaagaagaaaggaaataataaaatcttagGTGAAGTCAATgaaatagaagatagaaaaacaatagagaaaatgaatgaaaacagaagCTGATTctttaatatcaataaaattgctCAACCTTCAGCAGaatggaatgaaaaagaaagaaaaaataaattatcaatattaggAGTTAGATGACAGTCCAGATTTTacagatattaaaagaataaaattggaatattataaataattttatgctaaCAAATTCACCAACttggatgaaatggacaaattccttaaaaatacaaactaccaaaactctcTCAAGAAGAAATATCCCAAATAGCCCTAGATCCATgaaggaaattgaatttttagttaaaaatctcTCCACAAAGGAAACTCCTACGCCATGTGGCTTCACTAgtatattttaccaaatatttaagaatgtaaAGTACCAAATCTACACAAATGTTTTGAGGAAATCGAAGAGGAGGGAATGTATTCTATAAGAAATGATGACTCTAAAACTTTGTAAGACAAGAACATTATAGACTGATAACcatcatgaacatagatgcaaaaattccaaataaaatcttAGAAATCATAACCAATAATATAGAAAAGGGAGAATACATTATGACCAAGTGCTATTTATCTAGGAATCCGAGAATTTAACATTTGGAAAACAACTTAATGTAATTCACTGTATAAACagaccaaaagaaaaacactgaataGGCATAGAAAAGACTTTGACAAAATCTGACAtctgtttttcataaaaactCACAGCAAATTAGGATAAGAAGGGAACATCTTTAACCTGAAAAAGAGTATCTATGAAATTAAGTATTGCTTATATCATCCTTAATGGTGAAATACTGAATACTTTCCCTCTAAGGTCAGGACCAAGACAAGAATAtctgctctcaccacttctatttaatacTTTGAGTTTCTAACCAGTGCAATagtgcaaaatataaaataaaatatgttcagattggaaaggaagaagtaaaactctcTTTATTCCCAGGTGATATGACAGCCTACATAGGAAATCTGAGCAAATCTTTAAAAGCTACTAAAACTAATACATAAGTTGAGCAATGTTGCTGGATACATGATCAATATTCAagaatcaattgtatttctatgtacAAGCAACAAATTaccagaaatttaaataaaaacaatacaatgcTATTTACAGTAACATAAAAATATGCACAGACAAATCTGGCAAAACATGTGAAAGACCTCTATACCGAAAGTTATAAAACGttactaagaaaaattaaagcaagactaaataaataaagatatatcaTGGTCATAGGTTTGAGGATTTGATATTGCTCAGATGTCAATTGATATCTTCTTCTCAAATTGagctataaattaaatataatctcAGTCAAAATCTCCACATACTTTTTTTGGTAGATATTGACAagctgattgggtaatttttatgGCTATGCCAAGaacttaaaatagttaaaataattttaaaaagaagaacaaaattgaaaacacagCACACCACCTGATTTCAGAATTTATAAAGCTACTGTAAGTGTGGTATTGGGGtcaagatagacaaatggaccaattgaacagaatagagagtcctgAAACAgactaaaatgtaaatgaaaaattgaTTATTGACAAAGTTTAAAGTCCATTCCTTAGAGAAAAcactggaaaactggatatccacatgcaaaataaatggACTTTGATTCACACCTTGtactaaatacaaaaattaactcaatctAATTAATAGCCATATGTGTAAAGTCTAAAATCAtcaaacttctagaagaaaatataggatgcAATTTTTACGGCCATatgttaggcaaagatttcttgcaCACAATACTAAAAGCAcatagtgggagaaaatatttgcaaatcatgtatctgttAAATAACTTTTATCAAGAATAtctagggctgggcacagtggctcatgcttataatccttaTGCTTATAAAGCattttggggaggccaaggtgaaggatcacttgaggccaggagtttgagactagcctaggcaacatagcaagacccctgtctctataaaaaataatacaaaaataattaatttcactgggcataatttttttgagattcatttataTTGTTATATGTATAAATAGTTCACTTCTTTTcaatgttgaataatattccattttatggatatatcacaatttgtttatccattcacctgttgatggacatttgagttatgtctactttttggctattgcaaataaagctgctgtgaacattcttgtatgacatatgcctttctttctttgaataaatacctaggagtagagaGCCTGCATCATATGGTAGGTGTACATGTAATGTTTTGTGAAACTGCTAAGCTGTTTTCAAAGCCTTCTCAATGACCTATAGAGGTAAGGCTTATTACTACTCTCTTAGACATGAGGAAACTTGAGTCTCAGAGATGTCAAGTTGATTTGCTCAATGTCGCTCAGCCAGTAAGTggtaaaaccaaaaataaacttaACTCTTCCAACTCTATACCCAGAGAAGCCTCCATCAGCCCATAGGCATTTCTAAAATCTAGTCTCTAGACTAATCTTGCCAGGATTGACATACTGGTACCAGACAAATAGGAGCTTGGAAACAGTGCTTTAGAATTTATGCCATGAAAATTAGTCTTAGGAGAGGATGTATGACACAAGGGTTCCATGGTCAAGGAAGTTTGGGAAGGCCTCCTGTGTAATACATCATATTAAAATAGGAAGGATATGAGAAATTCTTTAGCAACGAAactcatttatatttgtttaatcaAGTATTTCCTAACCATATCTGAACAAGTCTTGAAGAATTAAAACTCTTGCACCCAGGCATCAAATAGAGGCTTCTTTCTGTATAGATTGTTTAGGTATCAgaataaaatccttttatttttatattgaatcaaaACCTATTGGggctagttaatttcttttttttttttttttttctttttcaatttccaCCTGGTTTCAAAGGGGCTAGTTAATTTCAAGCTGAGTTGTTCTTTGACATTTTGAACTTCACTAGAATAAGAATCTTTACACTAAGCCTTTTCCAAGTTGATGAACAAAGAAAGCCCTGTCCAAGTTGTAAGTACATCCCTTCTCTTGAGCCCTGCAGATAGTGGAGCCTCTTGCAATTAAGTGAGGTGGAAGTAGTTAAGAGCAACTTGTTGATCTCTATGGCTTCTGTCTGCAGGAACCAAATTCTGTTCCTACGTCTAGACCACTTTTATGCTCTAGGAACAAGACACCAAATTTTGATTCAGACTACTTAGGTTGCCTCTTGAACCTACTGATATCTTTGTTttgagtgtgattttttttctcccttcactAGAGGAAATGTTTCCTAAATCAAAACGGAGAGCATTGCAAAATGCAGACAGAATAAGCTGGCCCATTCCTCTCATCCACTTGCACCGTCAGTGACTACAGAGCGATGaagaggcaggcagaggccaAAGAAGGCTGTGTAGAAATTCTGCACAAGTTATTCCCCAACCACCTCTTCAGATCCACTCTCTGTCTTCTCCATCCTGTTTTGGGCCTGGGAAGGCTGATGTCCATGGACTTCTTCAATcaggttctcttttctccagcTTCTGACGGCATTCCCAGTAGGAAACACCCACAAGATGCTGAATCCTTCTGCCACCCACCAGGCCCCCTTGCCTGGCTGTGCTTGGCTGGAGGTTGccttcctctgcccccagccaCAGCTCCCGCCAGGAGCCACCCTCCCTCCCGCAGCTCTGCAGCTCCGCTCAGCCTGCCACTCAATTCTCCTCCCTTGGTCCCCTCTGGCCTCAGGATGGTGATGGTGGCTGCCAAGTGCTACTGATCCCGGGGCTCTTCAGCCTCCCTGGCTTTTTTCTCTTGACGCTGCTCCCACCTCTGTAAATAATCCCCTTGTTAAACTTTCACTAATTACCCCTTTGAGCATGCCAGCTGTTTGCTGCCAGTATTCTGACATTTACCCCTGTTCTAATGTTGTAATTCCTACCAAAtcacttaatattatattatgGTTAAAAGTATGTTGTGCAAATCTTTCAAATTAGATGCCCTGCTTTGAAAGaggaatttttagaaaatgtagaaGCTTAAAATGAGTGAGCATATTTGATACTAAAATGGTGaatcctaacttttttttttcagtaggtTTAGGAAGGCATTTTTGCTACTCAGAATGGCTGTCGAAGGTAtatcttccctccttctttctttttatattcacaaGAAGTTCTGGGACTTACTGGCCTCAACCCAGGCCATCTTCTCATCCCATACCAAGATGTGTGTCTCCACTAGATAAAGGACAAAGTCAGTTTGCTTCCCTTGTTTTCAAACCACAGCTGCTGAATAGAGGCAAAGGATGTGTAACTCTAACCCTCTACATCTCCTTCCAAATTCTTCTTTTCCACTTCACCCCTATATTTTTTCCCTACTGCTTTCCATTTCCTACAAAACggcttctcttccttttcccttttcctttccatctTGTTATTTGATGATTCATGTCCCAAAACCATGATTCTCAACTATTTATAAGGCGTGTCACAGTGATGTATAACTAATAGGAGCTAGAGTTCCCAAGCTTACACATCTATTActtaaaataatgcatttgagTGAATTCAAGTTTACTCCCCAAAAGCATGTAACTCTCAATCATCTAAAATCCATAATGCTTTCCTGAGTGGGAGAAAAAGATGTGGCATTATTGTTAATGCATCAAGAATTACATGTAACTGCCAGTCTTGTCTATACATTGCTGATCTACACTTAATAGCTCTGACCATTACAAATAATTGCAGTGCTTTATGTCTGCACACACTAAAATCATTTTTGATTCATTAAAATCTGGGCTTGGTGTGGAATGGCACATATTTACATGTCTTCCATAGAGTGAGTTGCAGTACAAAAAAGTTGTAGCACAGCTGCGCCAGGGAACAACTAAGAGAAATCCCATCACTGCAGGGAAATTGGATGGAAGCCTTGCTGTGACCTGAAAGAGTAACTCTTGATTGtagtaaatatattattatatttgtggATCTTGAATGGGTCTTACCTGTAGAAGATTGTTTTCCCCTTCAGTAtctctttttaaatctgtttttttttttttttttctgtagcatcTGAGAAAACTTCCACGCAGGCTGAGATTGTTAACTAGTCCCATTTGGCCTCATCTCCTGCTTTCCCTTCAGTGGAACGGAGTAAATTAGCTCACGTTCAATCTTCTCCACTCATCAGTCCAGGCTTCTGAGGTTGACAAATTATAACCACTTAAATGTAATAAGCAtgtttacataaattttattcaagtaaaaagcaaaatgcaatttAATGGGTTGTGGGCAGCATCTGCACTCACTGTGCCAAGGAACATACTAACAAAGGCGAAAGGTACATCAGGTTCTTGTCTTGTGGGTTTGGGAATTGAGTAttatgttgttgttgtgtttGAGTGTTTAGATTAATGCTTCACATTTCAAAAGGACAGGTGGAGGGCAAGGGCCTGGgtaggggaaaagaaagagaagtttcaaATAGGCAACTGGAGACCATCTTTAGCTTTAATTTATAGAATTTCCTAAGTACATGTCAACTCCTTACCcagaattaatttgttttttaatgacaaatttaaaggatactaaaatttcattttcacagGCCAAACTATGTTCCTCAGTATTCAAGTAGAACCCTGAAGTCTAAGTTGAAAAGCAGTCATGTAAACAGTTTCTAAACTGCAGCATTTGATTCTGTTTTCTGCATAAGACAACACCAGGCGTTGAATTTTTGCAAAGGGATTTGTCAGGGCCTGGCTTGACTGGCAGGagcaggggcctgggaggagacTGCTCTGCAAGGAAGGTCCTCATTGGGAGGTGTCGGGGAGGGGGAAGCCAGTTGAGAGGGCCCCACTGAGCAGCTGGCTCTGGGAAGGGATCTCGTGTGGCAGGCAGAACCCTGTGTTCTGGGAGCCACATTATAGATTGGACAAGTTGTTGAGAGCAGCAATTCACATCCTAGCCAGCCGGTGGAGCCCATCCCCGCAGGAGCGCTGGTACCAGAAATCAGGATCAGACAGGCTTCAGGGGCTAAAGGGCAGCTGGCAGCACAGGGAATACTGTCTTCCAGCAGCTGGGCCTCATGTGCAGATACTACATGCTGGAACATCTGATAAGAAAACTTGAGGTTAGCCCTAAAGGTACTGGCACCAGGCAAGTTGATCAAGTACAAGACTCATTTACAGAACTGGGTAAATGGGGGAATCAGGGCTCAGAAATGGAGCCTACCAGACTCCAGGGAGAGTGAGACTTCAGGGCAGCAAGAGAAGCAGAGAGCTAGCAATGCAAAACCCAGTTGCAGAATACAGCTTGCTCACCCCATCTAATTAGAGTTTGATCTGATTTTTAAAGTGGGGGCTGGATCTTCAGACTGCAGAAACTTCTTTCTCagcacttaaaaacatttttttgttccCTGAACTTATCTATGATACACAGTATTAAGTCAAGATTCTTGGAAGCAACTGACAGAAATCCAATAAAAATTAGCCTTAAGCAACTGCAGTGAAAGGAGTGTGCTGGCTCATGTAACTGGAAAGCACAAGGGTGGATCTGGCAATTACAAACACTGCTGGGTCCCAGGGGTCAAATACTGTCTGTCCCTCAGGCTCTGTCTTCATCTGTCACTTTTACTGGCCTCAGCCTGGTGTTTTTTGGGGGTGTCAATGTTTAACAACAAggtctctggaaaaaaatgtacatatgtacatacataaactTATTGTAAGTTTTACTAATATAAAGGATTTATAgcacaatttacaaataataatatgtaa encodes:
- the LOC105880670 gene encoding PRA1 family protein 3 translates to MDLNIVPLRAWDDFFPAPDGFAWPDFRDTSRWNHRVASNLLYYQTNYLAGAAMLISLVGFLSPLDMLLGGTAVALACTGLLWAARNEHVLRQMQRRHPTELVVVLMLASCFLISVFGAVLVFVFGITFPLMLMFIHASLRLRNLRNKLENKMQGLRLKRTPMGIVLDALQQQKENISKLTDYISKEKE